Proteins encoded together in one Streptomyces sp. B1I3 window:
- a CDS encoding cellulase family glycosylhydrolase — MTIAGLVGVLLSVFGPTTQAEAATGLRVSNGRLYEANGNEFVMRGVNHAHAWYPDRTGSIADIAAKGANTVRIVLSSGDRWTRTSTSEVSSLIDRCKAARLICVLEVHDTTGFGEDSAAASLDKAADYWISIKSALTGQENYVVVNIGNEPFGNTGHSAWTGATKNAISKLRTAGLHHALMVDAPNWGQDWSNTMRDNAASVFDSDPDRNTVFSIHMYGVYDTAAEVQGYLNHFVGNRLPIVVGEFGDQHSDGNPDEDAIMATARSLRVGYLGWSWSGNGGGVEYLDMVNGFDAGSFTRWGNRLFNGSNGISTTSERATVYGGVNGNDGTAPNGYPYCASGSSDPDGDGWGWESSRSCVVRGSAADAAGNGGTAPNGYPYCASGSSDPDGDGWGWESSRSCVVRGSAADA; from the coding sequence ATGACGATCGCCGGCCTGGTCGGCGTTCTGCTGTCGGTCTTCGGGCCGACCACCCAGGCGGAGGCCGCGACGGGCCTGCGGGTCAGCAACGGACGCCTGTACGAGGCCAACGGGAACGAATTCGTGATGCGTGGCGTGAACCACGCCCACGCCTGGTACCCGGACAGGACCGGCTCGATCGCCGATATCGCTGCCAAGGGCGCCAACACCGTCCGCATCGTCCTGAGCAGCGGTGACCGCTGGACCCGGACCAGCACCTCGGAGGTGTCCTCCCTTATCGACCGGTGCAAGGCCGCCCGACTGATCTGTGTACTGGAAGTGCACGACACGACCGGCTTCGGCGAGGACAGCGCGGCCGCCTCGCTGGACAAGGCCGCCGACTACTGGATCAGCATCAAGAGCGCCTTGACGGGCCAGGAGAACTACGTCGTCGTCAACATCGGCAACGAGCCCTTCGGCAACACCGGCCACAGCGCATGGACCGGCGCCACCAAGAACGCGATCAGCAAACTGCGCACCGCCGGCCTCCATCACGCCCTGATGGTGGACGCCCCCAACTGGGGGCAGGACTGGTCCAACACGATGAGGGACAACGCGGCGTCCGTGTTCGACTCCGACCCCGACCGCAACACGGTCTTCTCGATCCACATGTACGGGGTCTACGACACCGCCGCGGAGGTGCAGGGTTACCTGAACCACTTCGTCGGCAACCGACTGCCCATCGTCGTGGGCGAGTTCGGTGATCAGCACAGCGACGGCAACCCGGACGAGGACGCCATCATGGCAACCGCCCGGTCCCTGCGGGTGGGGTACCTCGGCTGGTCCTGGAGCGGGAACGGCGGCGGAGTCGAGTACCTGGACATGGTCAACGGCTTCGACGCCGGTTCGTTCACCAGGTGGGGCAACCGCCTCTTCAACGGCAGCAACGGCATCTCCACCACGTCCGAGCGCGCGACCGTGTACGGCGGCGTCAACGGCAACGACGGCACGGCCCCGAACGGATACCCGTACTGCGCGAGCGGTTCCTCCGACCCTGACGGCGACGGCTGGGGATGGGAGAGCAGCCGCTCCTGCGTGGTCCGCGGCAGCGCAGCGGACGCGGCCGGCAACGGCGGCACCGCCCCGAACGGATACCCGTACTGCGCGAGCGGTTCCTCCGACCCTGACGGCGACGGCTGGGGATGGGAGAGCAGCCGCTCCTGCGTGGTCCGCGGCAGCGCAGCGGACGCCTGA
- a CDS encoding ROK family protein, whose translation MYGALDIGGTKIAGALVDEEGRLVARAQRATPASRPAGDLAAAVTAVLDELAAHPAWAELSCMGIASAGPVDTAAGTVSPVNIPGWRSFPLVELVRTHPQLPFGILPVLVGDAVAMTAAEHWLGAARGVGNALCMVVSTGVGGGLVLDGKVHAGRTGNAGHIGHISVDLNGPRCACGAPGCVESLASGTAIAAHARTLGWTPPPGTAPNAAAIAAAARSGDARALAAYGRAARALAAAIAATAALVELERVVIGGGVAQAGDVLFAPLGRYMHDYAVLDFTRGISIVPAALALDAGLIGAAATASAQGGGRPEPASALCR comes from the coding sequence ATGTACGGAGCACTGGACATCGGCGGCACCAAGATCGCGGGAGCGCTCGTCGACGAGGAAGGGCGCCTCGTCGCCCGGGCCCAGCGCGCGACACCGGCTTCGCGGCCCGCGGGTGATCTGGCGGCGGCGGTTACGGCGGTGCTGGACGAGCTGGCGGCGCACCCCGCCTGGGCGGAACTGTCCTGCATGGGGATCGCGAGCGCAGGGCCGGTCGACACCGCCGCGGGTACGGTCAGCCCGGTCAACATCCCGGGTTGGCGAAGCTTTCCGCTCGTCGAACTGGTGCGGACGCATCCACAGCTGCCGTTCGGGATTCTCCCGGTACTCGTCGGCGACGCCGTCGCCATGACGGCCGCCGAACACTGGCTCGGTGCCGCACGCGGGGTCGGCAACGCGCTCTGCATGGTGGTCTCCACGGGTGTGGGAGGAGGGTTGGTCCTGGACGGGAAGGTGCACGCCGGCCGGACCGGCAACGCCGGGCACATCGGGCACATCAGCGTCGACCTGAACGGCCCCCGCTGCGCCTGTGGGGCGCCGGGCTGCGTCGAGAGCCTCGCGAGCGGGACAGCGATCGCCGCCCATGCCCGGACACTCGGATGGACGCCTCCGCCAGGCACCGCGCCCAACGCGGCGGCGATCGCCGCCGCGGCCCGCTCCGGTGACGCCCGGGCGCTCGCGGCCTACGGGAGGGCGGCACGAGCACTGGCTGCGGCGATAGCCGCGACCGCCGCCCTGGTCGAGCTCGAGCGCGTGGTCATCGGGGGAGGTGTCGCGCAGGCAGGGGACGTCCTGTTCGCTCCGCTCGGCCGGTACATGCACGACTACGCCGTACTCGACTTCACCCGTGGGATCTCCATCGTGCCGGCCGCCCTCGCGCTGGACGCCGGGCTCATCGGAGCCGCTGCCACGGCTTCCGCCCAGGGCGGCGGTCGACCGGAACCGGCATCCGCCCTGTGCCGCTGA
- a CDS encoding non-reducing end alpha-L-arabinofuranosidase family hydrolase: MGANGRSFRSWTSTRPTGTWTPSASTWSASFPGGSDVSFHGPAWTNGIGHGELLRSGNSVRSPSSRFTAVRRGHRDVSRTAAVGTLNSRTEACC; encoded by the coding sequence ATCGGCGCGAACGGCCGGTCCTTCCGGTCGTGGACGTCCACCCGCCCCACCGGCACCTGGACCCCGTCGGCCTCCACCTGGAGCGCTTCGTTCCCCGGCGGGTCCGACGTCTCGTTCCACGGACCGGCCTGGACGAACGGCATCGGTCACGGAGAGCTCCTGCGCTCCGGCAATTCCGTACGCTCACCCTCGTCCCGTTTCACCGCAGTGCGTCGCGGTCACAGGGACGTGAGCCGAACCGCGGCGGTGGGAACTCTCAACTCTCGTACGGAGGCGTGCTGTTGA
- a CDS encoding carbohydrate ABC transporter permease: MTTAPQTAAPSRPGPGRRGRLGQTLVHLSLVVASLVVLLPLAVVFLTSLKTSEEVTEGGALSLPGNWLNLDNYATAFSDGHMLTAFGNTAFILLFSITGTVIIGSMTAYAVDRFHFRAKKLVMGLFLVATLVPGVTTQVATFQVINSFGLFDTRWAPILLYMGTDIVSIYIFLQFIRGIPVSLDEAARLDGANSFTIYRKIIFPLLKPAIATVVIIKGITTYNDFYIPFLYMPSQELGTISTALFRFKGPFGAHWENISAGAVLVILPTLIAFLFLQRYIYNGFASGATK; encoded by the coding sequence ATGACCACGGCCCCTCAGACCGCCGCCCCCTCCCGTCCCGGGCCCGGCCGGCGCGGCCGACTCGGGCAGACGCTCGTCCACCTGTCGCTCGTCGTCGCCTCGCTGGTCGTACTCCTCCCCCTGGCCGTCGTCTTCCTCACCTCGTTGAAGACGTCCGAGGAGGTCACCGAAGGCGGTGCACTGTCGCTGCCCGGCAATTGGCTGAACCTCGACAACTACGCCACCGCCTTCTCCGACGGCCATATGCTGACGGCCTTCGGCAACACCGCGTTCATCCTGCTCTTCTCGATCACCGGCACCGTGATCATCGGGTCGATGACGGCCTACGCCGTCGACCGCTTCCACTTCCGGGCCAAGAAGCTCGTCATGGGCCTCTTCCTGGTCGCCACCCTCGTCCCGGGTGTCACCACACAGGTCGCCACCTTCCAGGTCATCAACAGCTTCGGACTGTTCGACACCCGGTGGGCCCCGATCCTGCTCTACATGGGCACGGACATCGTCTCGATCTACATCTTCCTGCAGTTCATCCGCGGCATCCCGGTATCCCTCGACGAAGCCGCGCGGCTGGACGGGGCGAACTCGTTCACGATCTACCGAAAGATCATCTTCCCGCTGCTCAAGCCGGCGATCGCCACCGTGGTCATCATCAAGGGGATCACCACCTACAACGACTTCTACATCCCCTTCCTCTACATGCCCTCGCAGGAACTGGGCACGATCTCCACCGCGCTGTTCCGCTTCAAGGGACCCTTCGGGGCGCACTGGGAGAACATCTCGGCGGGAGCCGTTCTCGTCATCCTGCCCACCCTGATCGCGTTCCTGTTCCTCCAGCGCTACATCTACAACGGATTCGCTTCAGGGGCGACCAAGTAG
- a CDS encoding carbohydrate ABC transporter permease encodes MTETTEAASVKTRRATASGHRTTGHRPAESGIRPPGGGVRGQRLRRATPWLFLAAPLVLLVTFTYVPVGNMIYYSFTDWDGISPDRNFTGADNYVQIFTRPELFRVFFVSFYYLAASVAQIAIALYFATVLSFDLRFRNLFKGLLFFPYLINGVAIGFVFLYFFQDGGTLDSILSWFGSGTDHAWLGDPASANTSLAGVSVWRFTGLNFVLFLGAIQSIPGELYEAAQLDGATRWQQFHHIIAPGIRPVLSLSIILAISGSLAVFEIPYIMTGGATGTSTFVIQTVKLAFQFNKTGLASAAAVVLLLIILLITWIQRRLVPDEKVDLV; translated from the coding sequence ATGACCGAGACGACCGAGGCGGCGAGCGTGAAGACGCGCCGCGCCACCGCCTCAGGCCACAGGACCACCGGCCACAGGCCCGCAGAAAGCGGCATCAGGCCACCGGGAGGCGGAGTGCGGGGTCAGCGGCTCCGCCGCGCGACCCCCTGGCTGTTCCTGGCAGCACCCCTGGTGCTGCTGGTCACGTTCACCTACGTGCCCGTGGGCAACATGATCTATTACAGCTTCACGGACTGGGACGGCATCAGCCCGGACCGGAACTTCACGGGAGCGGACAACTACGTCCAGATCTTCACCCGGCCCGAGCTCTTCCGGGTGTTCTTCGTGAGCTTCTACTACCTGGCGGCATCCGTGGCACAGATCGCCATAGCGCTGTACTTCGCCACGGTGCTCAGCTTCGATCTGCGGTTCCGCAACCTGTTCAAGGGGCTCCTGTTCTTCCCCTACCTCATCAACGGCGTGGCGATCGGGTTCGTCTTCCTGTATTTCTTCCAGGACGGCGGCACACTCGACTCCATCCTGTCCTGGTTCGGGTCGGGGACAGACCACGCGTGGCTGGGTGACCCGGCCTCGGCCAACACCTCGCTCGCCGGCGTCTCGGTCTGGCGCTTCACAGGCCTGAACTTCGTCCTGTTCCTCGGCGCCATCCAGTCGATCCCCGGCGAGCTCTACGAAGCCGCCCAACTGGACGGCGCGACCCGATGGCAGCAGTTCCACCACATCATCGCCCCGGGCATCAGGCCCGTCCTGAGCCTCAGCATCATCCTGGCGATCTCGGGGTCCCTCGCGGTCTTCGAGATCCCGTACATCATGACCGGCGGCGCGACCGGCACCTCCACGTTCGTCATCCAGACGGTCAAGCTCGCGTTCCAGTTCAACAAGACGGGGCTGGCCTCGGCAGCCGCCGTGGTGCTGCTGCTGATCATTCTGCTGATCACGTGGATCCAGCGCCGGCTCGTGCCCGACGAAAAGGTGGACCTCGTATGA
- a CDS encoding extracellular solute-binding protein — protein sequence MGKTKTLAGALLTVATLAATGCGGGGAPSTEMAKAPTDPDKASGTITVLTQRTDLVQSGAMDAYAAEFNKTYPKVKVKFEGLTDYEGEVKIRMNTEDYGDVLMIPAAVSKNDYPTFFAPLGTSGQMSKKYRFSDKTDVDGKVYGIAQFGTANGFVYNKAVWKKAGVTAWPSTPQEFLAGLEAIRSKTGAVPYYTNFKDGWPLVQWTANIGSVTCDSYATNGLAGAASPWKEGSELRVIDTLLHDTVKAGLAEKDPNTTNWEASKTKLAKGEIGTMMLGSWSITQMKDAAEKAGANPDDIGFMPFPVRKGNKEYCATLVSDYQQAVNAHSEHKEAARAWVDWFTEKSGYSAEEGAVPTLKSAPMPDTLDDFVDNDVTFVERSERNTGEVNDIDNAAEIGLNKPDYRQKLIDIARGADKGSLEDYFAELDARWNEAAKAAGS from the coding sequence ATGGGGAAGACGAAGACGCTCGCAGGCGCACTTCTGACCGTCGCGACACTGGCCGCGACCGGATGCGGTGGCGGAGGCGCGCCGTCGACCGAGATGGCGAAGGCCCCTACGGATCCGGACAAGGCATCGGGCACCATCACGGTCCTGACCCAGCGGACGGACCTGGTGCAGAGCGGCGCCATGGACGCCTACGCGGCGGAGTTCAACAAGACCTACCCCAAGGTCAAGGTGAAGTTCGAGGGACTCACCGACTACGAGGGCGAAGTGAAGATCCGGATGAACACCGAGGACTACGGCGATGTCCTCATGATCCCGGCCGCCGTCTCCAAGAACGACTACCCCACCTTCTTCGCCCCCCTCGGCACCTCCGGCCAGATGTCGAAGAAGTACCGCTTCAGCGACAAGACGGACGTCGACGGCAAGGTCTACGGCATCGCCCAGTTCGGCACCGCCAACGGGTTCGTCTACAACAAGGCCGTCTGGAAGAAGGCCGGCGTCACCGCCTGGCCGAGCACGCCCCAGGAGTTCCTCGCCGGACTCGAGGCGATCAGGTCGAAGACCGGTGCCGTCCCCTACTACACCAACTTCAAGGACGGCTGGCCGCTGGTCCAGTGGACCGCGAACATCGGCTCGGTGACCTGCGACAGCTACGCCACCAACGGCCTCGCCGGCGCCGCCTCCCCCTGGAAGGAGGGCAGCGAGCTCCGGGTGATCGACACGCTGCTGCACGACACCGTCAAGGCGGGACTCGCGGAGAAGGACCCCAACACCACGAACTGGGAAGCGTCCAAGACCAAGCTCGCCAAGGGTGAGATCGGCACCATGATGCTGGGCTCCTGGTCGATCACACAGATGAAGGACGCCGCCGAGAAGGCGGGAGCGAACCCGGACGACATCGGCTTCATGCCCTTCCCGGTCCGCAAGGGCAACAAGGAGTACTGCGCCACCCTCGTCTCGGACTACCAGCAGGCCGTCAACGCCCACTCGGAGCACAAGGAGGCGGCCCGGGCCTGGGTCGACTGGTTCACCGAGAAGTCCGGCTACTCCGCCGAGGAGGGTGCCGTGCCCACCCTCAAGTCGGCTCCGATGCCGGACACCCTCGACGACTTCGTTGACAACGATGTCACGTTCGTGGAGCGGTCGGAGCGGAACACGGGCGAGGTCAACGACATCGACAACGCGGCCGAGATCGGGCTGAACAAGCCCGACTACCGCCAGAAGCTCATCGACATCGCCCGCGGTGCGGACAAGGGCAGCCTCGAGGACTACTTCGCCGAACTCGACGCGAGGTGGAACGAGGCGGCAAAGGCCGCAGGTTCCTGA
- a CDS encoding glycoside hydrolase family 2 protein: protein MKDVTPLTDGWSLRHGQAQLPAQVPGCVHTDLLAAQVIEDPFLGRNETEVAWVGRRAWTYLNDVAHDSRHERTDLVFEGLDTAARITFADREIGTTRNMHRTYRFDVTGLAGRLEVRFSSAYDEAEAVRAVTGDRPNVYPEPFQYVRKMACSFGWDWGPTLVTAGIWRPVRLEHWSTARLSSVRPLVTVDEGTGSVEVRLRVERTAWGANRSLLARAAVAGQEAEVRVDGDEAVLHLTVDRPRLWWPRGYGDQPLYDLDVTLLDETTELDTWSRRIGFRTVELDRTADAQGTGFTLVVNGERVFARGVNWIPDDVFPSRITPERYRTRLSQAVDANIDLVRVWGGGIYEDEAFYDACDELGLMVWQDFLFACAAYPEEQPLRGEVEAEARDNVVRLMPHASLVLWNGNNENLWGFRDWGWEPELEGGSWGEGYYLGLLPRLVAELDPTRPYAAGSPWSGSWDHHPNDPDHGTYHSWEVWNRQDYAEYRANVPRFVAEFGWQAPPAMATLRRALPDEVLAPDSPGMLHHQKAEDGNGKLDRGVARHFELPDGDFDRWHYLTQVVQARAVAAGIEHWRSHWPRCAGTVVWQLNDCWPVSSWAAVDGDGRPKPLHHELRRVYADRLLTLQPGDEGPVLAAVNQGATEWRTSVTLRRLDADGTTVALSTCEVTVAPRSVGRLPIPAGLVPAGPVPAGRSAREFLVADADGLRALYFPVPDKEFAYVRPAYDVELEPVEDDDAKIDVVVNARTLVRDLLLQADRLGPDAVADRGLTTLLAGEQVRIRVDGCGTVTAAGVRAALFCADTK from the coding sequence ATGAAGGACGTCACCCCGCTCACCGACGGCTGGAGCCTGCGCCATGGTCAGGCGCAGCTTCCGGCCCAGGTCCCCGGTTGCGTCCACACCGACCTGCTCGCCGCCCAGGTCATCGAGGACCCCTTCCTCGGGCGCAACGAGACCGAGGTGGCCTGGGTCGGACGACGGGCGTGGACCTACCTCAACGACGTCGCGCACGACAGCCGGCACGAGCGCACCGACCTCGTCTTCGAGGGCCTGGACACCGCAGCCCGGATCACCTTCGCCGACCGCGAGATCGGCACGACCCGGAACATGCACCGCACGTATCGGTTCGACGTCACGGGTCTGGCCGGGCGCCTGGAAGTGCGGTTCTCCTCCGCCTACGACGAGGCCGAAGCCGTGCGCGCGGTCACCGGGGACCGGCCCAACGTGTATCCCGAGCCGTTCCAGTACGTGCGCAAGATGGCCTGCAGCTTCGGCTGGGACTGGGGGCCGACGCTCGTCACCGCCGGCATCTGGCGGCCGGTCCGGCTGGAGCACTGGTCGACCGCCCGCCTGTCGTCCGTCCGCCCCCTGGTGACCGTCGACGAAGGCACGGGGAGCGTGGAGGTCAGGCTCCGGGTGGAGCGCACGGCGTGGGGAGCGAACCGCAGCCTGCTGGCACGCGCCGCAGTGGCGGGTCAGGAGGCGGAGGTCCGCGTCGACGGCGACGAAGCCGTGCTGCACCTGACGGTCGATCGCCCCCGGCTCTGGTGGCCGCGTGGATACGGTGACCAGCCCCTGTACGACCTCGACGTCACCCTGCTCGACGAGACCACGGAGCTGGACACCTGGTCCCGGCGCATCGGGTTCCGCACCGTCGAACTGGACCGGACCGCCGATGCACAGGGCACGGGCTTCACCCTCGTGGTCAACGGGGAAAGGGTGTTCGCCCGCGGTGTCAACTGGATCCCCGACGACGTCTTCCCCTCACGCATCACCCCTGAGCGTTACCGCACCCGGCTCTCCCAGGCGGTGGACGCCAACATCGACCTGGTGCGCGTCTGGGGCGGCGGCATCTACGAGGACGAGGCGTTCTACGACGCCTGCGACGAGCTGGGACTGATGGTCTGGCAGGACTTCCTCTTCGCCTGCGCGGCCTACCCGGAGGAGCAGCCCCTGCGGGGGGAGGTGGAGGCCGAAGCGCGGGACAACGTTGTCCGGCTCATGCCGCACGCCAGTCTCGTGCTCTGGAACGGCAACAACGAGAACCTGTGGGGTTTCCGGGACTGGGGCTGGGAGCCCGAGCTCGAGGGCGGATCCTGGGGAGAGGGGTACTACCTCGGTCTGCTGCCCCGTCTGGTCGCCGAACTGGATCCCACCCGTCCCTACGCGGCGGGCAGCCCGTGGTCCGGATCATGGGACCACCACCCCAACGACCCCGATCACGGCACCTACCACTCGTGGGAGGTGTGGAACCGCCAGGACTACGCCGAGTACCGCGCGAACGTACCCCGCTTCGTCGCCGAGTTCGGCTGGCAGGCACCCCCCGCCATGGCGACCCTCCGGCGCGCCCTCCCGGATGAGGTCCTGGCCCCCGACTCGCCGGGCATGCTGCACCACCAGAAGGCGGAGGACGGCAACGGCAAGCTCGACCGCGGGGTCGCGCGCCATTTCGAGCTGCCCGACGGCGACTTCGACCGGTGGCACTACCTGACCCAGGTCGTCCAGGCCCGTGCCGTCGCGGCAGGGATCGAACACTGGCGCTCCCACTGGCCCAGGTGTGCCGGCACCGTCGTCTGGCAGCTCAACGACTGCTGGCCGGTGAGCTCCTGGGCCGCCGTCGACGGGGACGGCCGCCCCAAACCGCTCCACCACGAGCTGCGCCGCGTCTACGCGGACCGGCTGCTGACCCTGCAGCCCGGCGACGAGGGCCCGGTCCTCGCCGCCGTCAACCAGGGTGCGACCGAGTGGCGAACGTCGGTGACACTGCGGCGTCTCGACGCCGACGGCACGACGGTCGCCCTGAGCACGTGCGAGGTCACCGTTGCCCCGCGTTCCGTCGGACGCCTGCCGATTCCGGCCGGACTGGTGCCGGCAGGACCGGTGCCGGCCGGGCGATCGGCCAGGGAATTCCTCGTGGCCGACGCCGACGGCCTGCGCGCGCTGTACTTCCCGGTCCCCGACAAGGAATTCGCCTACGTGCGGCCGGCCTACGACGTCGAGCTGGAACCTGTTGAGGACGACGACGCTAAGATCGACGTCGTGGTGAACGCACGCACTCTCGTCAGGGACCTCCTGCTCCAGGCCGACAGGCTCGGCCCCGATGCCGTGGCGGACCGGGGCCTCACGACGCTGCTGGCCGGCGAGCAGGTGCGGATCCGGGTCGACGGCTGCGGCACGGTGACCGCGGCCGGCGTACGGGCGGCCCTGTTCTGCGCGGACACGAAGTGA
- a CDS encoding LacI family DNA-binding transcriptional regulator gives MNAPARITIKDVAARAGVSKGAVSLAFNHKPGVSDATRERIFEVARELGWAPNQTARSLSSQRVDIIGLALCRPARLLGLEPFYMDFISGIESVLAERSCSLLLRLVRDVDEEIDLYKSWWRSQTIAGAVLVDFRETDPRVPALQAIGLPAVAVGHPSLTGSFPAVWTDDATATAEAVRYLAALGHRRLARVGGPAGFGHSAIRAKAFAATVRELGLEEGRQIATGFDEREGARATRSLLLSADRPTAIVYDNDIMAVAGAGVAAEMGFVVPDDLSLLAWDDSQLCRITHPTLSAMSHDVHHFGAEVARALFSLIEGTHTGALQVPTPSLTPRGSTAPAPQ, from the coding sequence GTGAACGCTCCGGCACGCATCACCATCAAGGACGTGGCCGCCCGGGCGGGTGTATCCAAGGGAGCGGTCTCCCTGGCTTTCAACCACAAGCCGGGTGTCTCGGACGCGACGCGCGAGCGCATCTTCGAGGTCGCCCGGGAGCTGGGATGGGCACCGAATCAGACAGCCCGGAGCCTCTCCAGCCAGCGGGTCGACATCATCGGACTGGCCTTGTGCCGGCCGGCGAGGCTGCTGGGCCTGGAACCGTTCTACATGGACTTCATCTCCGGTATCGAGAGCGTGCTGGCCGAGCGGTCGTGTTCGCTGCTCCTGCGCCTGGTGCGCGATGTCGACGAGGAGATCGACCTGTACAAGTCCTGGTGGCGCAGCCAGACGATCGCCGGCGCCGTCCTCGTCGACTTCCGGGAGACGGACCCGCGCGTTCCGGCACTCCAGGCCATCGGCCTGCCGGCGGTCGCCGTCGGGCACCCGTCGCTCACCGGCTCCTTCCCCGCGGTCTGGACGGACGACGCCACCGCGACGGCCGAAGCCGTCCGATACCTGGCTGCGCTGGGCCACCGCCGCCTGGCCCGGGTGGGTGGCCCGGCCGGTTTCGGGCACAGCGCCATCCGGGCCAAGGCCTTCGCGGCGACCGTGCGGGAGCTGGGGCTGGAGGAGGGACGGCAGATCGCGACCGGCTTCGACGAGAGGGAAGGGGCGCGCGCGACCCGGTCCCTGCTCCTGTCGGCGGACCGTCCCACCGCCATCGTCTACGACAACGACATCATGGCGGTGGCCGGCGCCGGCGTCGCGGCGGAGATGGGTTTCGTGGTGCCGGACGACCTTTCCCTGCTCGCCTGGGACGACTCCCAGCTGTGCCGGATCACCCATCCGACCCTGTCGGCCATGAGCCATGACGTGCACCACTTCGGCGCAGAGGTCGCCCGGGCCCTCTTCTCGCTCATCGAGGGCACGCACACCGGTGCTCTCCAGGTCCCGACCCCGTCACTCACGCCGCGAGGATCCACCGCGCCGGCGCCTCAGTGA